TAGAAATGTCCTTATGTTGCCTGAGATTACCAAACAGATAACCCGCTATGCTCGTTGCATGAGAGGCGCAATTTGGCTTGCACATGCAAGGCGTTATTCTACTCGATTATCCCAAAAATATGGAGCGTATTGATAACGCCCGGTATATCCTAAATCTTATTCCTGGAGCGATGATCACACAAGAACACAATGACAGAGTCATATATGACATAGTGAGTAAACCATTTAAAATCGACTGCATATCTGTTATATTGATTGGCAGACAATCGACGAAAGATCTCTTGCCGAGGATTGGAGCCGATACTGGATCTATGCACCACTTGTTAGGTATATGACTATATGTAAAGCTCCATCGCGAAGGTGCAACCTACACATTCATGGTTGGCATTATCTTTTCTTGAAACAAAAGCAGGGCCCGCTGCTGCCAAATCTACTTGCTTTGGAGACGCATGCGCTTTTCCCGTCTTCTGACTTTGAAGTGTTGGCTTGGTCTTCTATCTTCTTATCGTCGTCACTAAAAGCACTGGTAGCATATCACTCTTGTCGGCAATACGAAATTTACAAGCATAGGTCTAAATATCCCACACACACCCTTCTGGCGATATTCTCCGAATCTCTTTCTGCTGATTTAAAACAAAACTTGTCCAGAAAATACGAGCTCCTACCCGAAAGAACGATGGCGTCGCTTGGACGTGACGAATACAGAGAAGGCTACAACTGGATCAACCAATTACCGAGCTTAACTCATCTTGAAGAGCTGAGTATTCAGGTATTCCGTTATCCAAGCCAGATTTTCGATGCGCTTCTCATCATCGGTCAATTACCACTACTTGAACGTTTGATGCTTGACATTCTATATGAATGGACTTACGAAATCGGGGACGACCTGAAAGAGACTTATCCACTATCATCCTTGCCCCTTCCCCTATTCCCATCATTGCGCGGACTTTCTCTTAATAGGAATACGAGTCATTATCCGAAGTTATTGCAATGGATATGGAGCTTAAAGCCACTGGTTTCTGGATTAACTACGATCCTTCTTGATGCGTGCGGTTTTCGTGATAGCactgaagaattcaataatcTCGTTCTTCAACCTTTGTGCGATGGAAGTCCAAATCTAACTAGCTTAAACTACGTTTGCCAAAGTAACAATAAGTTGAGCACACTAGACATTATCTGTGGATTCGTATCACAAATGCAACTGAAAGAATTAAAGGTACATGAGGATTGGATAACGGATTTGAAGGTGTATCCTGCACTCTATCAAGGAAGAGTTTTTCCCCATTTACGTCGCCTGCATCTACCCTTCCTACTGGGTGCACAACGCCTGGACCTTCTTGCCGAACTTGCTAAAGCCTTGCCGAACCTTGAATACTTGAGCATCTCCATGGCTTTCGATTCATCTTGGTCCCCTGAACAGTCGTATTCTGAGAAAGATTTTGATGTCGACACTGTATCGTTCCAATCGATCCGAATCGAGGCAGAGGTGCATCGTAATCATAAGGGACGGCAGATCGAAGGTAATGAATGGAAACAATGGTCGATTCAAGAACTGGAATGTCTTGGTCAATCAGGAATTAGGTGTGTACCAGTCTCATTCTGATACTTGTACTAAGCCTTTATGTCCCGACAGATTCTTGAAAGCTATCTGGCCTAATGCGTCGTTATGCATCGGCATTTCTAGAAGCGAGCCGTTGTTCTTTTTCGAGGTTTAATCAATCACTACTAGAAAGTACTTTGGCGATGCAGTTTGGCGCGCTTTTTTCAGACCCGCTTATATATCCCTGATCGGCGACGCCAGACCGGGCCTGGTATTTCCTTTCTGCTTTCACTTTTCTTTCACTCACCCTCGTTATGGTTCGACACCTGTTCCATACAGTATGCGCGGATAGTAAATATGGAACTCCAAAGTTGTGTTGCTCTTGTCGGTAATGAAATTTGATGATACGTGCATGTTGGATTAACTCGGTACATACATGAAAGTTAGAATGTCAGTCACTGCCACCAAAAGGCCGAGCCTAAAAGGCATAGCAGACATGCTTCTAAAGGTAAATCGACTGACCCACGACGTAGCTTTACGAGCACATGACCAAGAATGCTGTCCCACGCACCGAACAGGATTTTCGGACAACGGACCTTGACGCCTCGTAAAACTGTTCGGCTGGAGGCGTTTTGGGGGCGGTGTCTTGGCCTGTCGTATTGGTTCTCGTAAACCGGGGGTCTTTAGTGCGGCAAGGGGCTGCAAACCCTTGTCATCCAAGGACTTGTTTGTTTTCCTGTAAGCGGCCGCTTTTATTAGGACCGGCTGCGAATCGTGGGGCGAGTCGTGAGTAATCAAGCCATACGTGGGATGACCGTGGCGGTACTGTATAGTTTATCTGTGTTGTTTTCGCGATTTAGTCGGGCGACAATCCTCACTCGACAAATAGCCTACAGTCACGTCATTCTTCCATATAAAATATGAATATTAAATAAACCATGACGCGCCAAGCAAATCAATGCCGCTCAAACACCCACGTTTCAATTCGCTGGAAATAGCCTTTAAAACGAACACGTGTAACCGGATCGAGTCATCCCGTTGCCCGCGTGATCCGTATGCTCCATCCGCTGAAAATACACACAAAAGAATGAAAGTTCCACATGCATATAAATCAATGTCGCCATCGTCGCCCCAAAAATTGGAGTGTGACAACGTGGAAGTGATCCAAGATTCATGTGATCTTTCTGTATAATTATTCACGGTATAGTGGGTATGGGCATCGGCCGACCTGGAGAGGTGGAGCTGAGTTATCGACAAGAGGTATAGGGGTACGAGAACGATGTCTGCTTGATATAGAGACCAAGGGGGATGAACTGTGTGAACTGAGATATGATAGAGGGGTATAGAGCGTGGTATAGGGGCAGAATGCCTAGTCGGTGATGGGTGAGGGACTCAAAGGGGCAGCAAGCGCCAAATGTGGAGAGACACAGCCACCACGGTCATAAACAAGGCGAGAAGAGGGCTCCGCGTGCGTCCGAACTCGACCACGGTCTTCGAACTTCCGTTCCTCCCCCATTCCCCCCAGCGGACGACTAGCGATATAAACTCAAGTTGATACGAGAATAATGTCGAATAAACCCCCTTCACCAATGAGTATAACTGGCGGTGGCAGTCCACGAGACGGAGGAGAGCAGCCTCAGGGAACACCGGCCGATAGACGATATGGTACTCCGCCAGTAGCGAATATCCCGGCTCGCGTATTTGACTCGCCGAGACCACCCAGTACTGTTCCCAACTATGGATCTGTGCCTCAAAGACCGGCGTTTAATCCCGGTCCCACTTCTGGCTCTGGCACTGCTACTCCCACCATCAACGGCGACGAAGACGAACGAACAAGAGTTGTAAGAAGACACTTGGTATCGGCCGAGGAACGAACCGATGCCTCGCGCAGACCATCAGCAGGCGGCATCAGTCTTGCTCGGCCACAGTACTTGTCTCGTCATCCCAGCTCTGGTGCCGCCTCTGGCACCGGCTCAACTTCACAGAATCCGAACCCAGCCCCAAATCTTGACGAGCCATTCCCCATCCCGTATGGATCCCATGGCGGTGACGTTACGTGAGTCTGGTCGCTATCTGTTTATCTATCTAGTGCTAATATGACTTAGACACGAGATTTACAAGTGGCATGCCGACCAAGGTCGTGAGCACCTTCGTCGGCCACGATCCGTATCCTTCTCGGGCCCCCAATTATCGGTCGATCCTGCGTTTAGACACATTCATGAACCGGGAGGATTCCGCCGTAACTATGTGATGGCCGCCCGGGAACAAGGCCAAGACCACCCGAGGATGTTGCACAACTTTATCGAATTCCTTTATCTCTACGGTCATTTCGTAAGTACAACTTTGAGTTTTCACTCGGCATTGGGCTGATTGCCTGGATAGGCCGGAGAAGATCTTGAGGAggaggacgaagaggaagatttGGGTGCGTCTCCCACCGATGAAGAGCAGGGGCCGCTCTTGGAAGGCGCAAGTGCGGACCAACCCGAGAGTCAGCTGATCCACCGTAGTGTTGCGTCACTGAAACCCTCGGAACGCACTCCGCTCATGTCCCGGAGCATGAGCCAAAGCCATGCCTCGATCCGCCGACGGCGCAGACAGAGTGTGGGGTCACATGGTGATGCAACCGTCACTCAGGCAGTACTCATGGTGAGTCGTTTTGCTGTGCATCTGCGTCATCACCCCCAATTTTGCCCTGATCGGCAATGTCTTATTCAATAGCTTCTCAAATCCTTCGTTGGCACCGGTGTCCTCTTTTTGGGAAAAGCGTAAGCTAATTTCTAACTTGTTGCTCCACAATCGGGATGTTCACGTGTTTGGCAAACAGTTTCTCCAATGGCGGAATGCTCTTTTCAACAGTTGTGCTCGTCGTGATCGCGCTGGTGTCGCTATGGTCGTTCTTGCTCCTTGTGCACGCCAAGTTTGCAGTTTCCGGTTCATTCGGTGACATTGGTGGTGCACTCTACGGCAACTGGATGCGACAGCTCATCCTTGCATCGATCGTCATCTCCCAACTTGGATTCGTCTCTGCATACTTGATCTTTGTGGCCGAAAACTTGCAAGCGTTTATTCTGGCCGTGTCGAAATGCAAGCATCTCGTCTCGACCACCACACTCATTTTCGCCCAGCTGGTCCTCTTTATCCCGCTATCGCTCGTCCGCAACTTAGCCAAGTTGAGTACGACGGCGCTCGTTGCTGATGGGTTCATCCTGGTTGGTTTGGTCTATTTGTTCTCCATGGAAGCCAAGGTCATCTCGGACCGCGGAGGTGTGGCGGATATCAAGTGGTTCAACGAAAAGGATTTCCCGCTATTGATTGGGTACGTAAAATCGAACGTATATTGGGATCCGGTTGGCTAACTCTGATTATACAGAACGGCTGTATTCTCGTTCGAGGGTGTTGGACTGGTAAGTTTCAGTCACGTGCAGTGAATGTCAAATAACCAAAACGGGATGTAAAGGTTATCCCCATCACAGATGCCATGCGCGAACCGCGCAAGTTCCCCAAGGTCCTGACGGGTGTCATGCTTTTCCTCATCGGTACGTCCTTCTTCCCCGATCCATGAAATAGAACCTGGCCTGATGACGGAGGGGTTTACAGTCCTATTCGGTGGAGCGGGTGCATTGGCGTACGCAGCATTTGGCTCGAATATCGATACCGTCGTTCTCAAGAACCTGCCACAAGACTCCAAACCGGTCCAATCTGTGCAGTTCTTGTACTCGCTCGCTATCCTCTTGTCCACTCCACTCCAGCTGTTCCCGGCTCTACGTATCCTCGAAACCGCCTTGTTCGTCAAGTCTGGCAAGACCAGTTTGCGAGTCAAGTGGACCAAGAACCTGTTTAGGTTGTTTGTCGTCCTTGGATGTGTGGGCGTTAGTATCTTTGGAGCTAAGGATCTGGACAAGTTTGTGTCATTTGTCGGAAGCTGTGCTTGGTACGTCtttctccttttctttcCCTCTCACCTCTGATTTAATATGGAATGCGCCGAAAGTGTCCCACTGTGCTTTGTCTACCCTGCGATGCTCCATTACAAGGCAGTAGCCAAGACCCGGTTCCAGAAAGGATCCGACATTGCGCTGATGATATTCGGTATGGCTGCAGCAATTTACACGAGTATCCAAACGATCAAGGTGTGTTCCCTTCTCAACGTAGCATTGACGAAACTAATTGTCATTATTATAGTTGATGGCGGCTCCCTCTGGCCCTGCCGAGCCAGTTGGACACTGCGTTCCTCCCGTAACGAAACCTGGCTCTGGAAACGGACCCGATTCGCCTTTTTGGCCTGGTGCGGGTTTGTTCTGAACAGGTGTTAATTATATAAAGACTTTTGTCAGTGGGTGGGGGGCAGGGGGGAGGTCAAGAAGGATGATAAACGCCGACTTTGCTTGACTTGCACGACTGGTTGCCGAAATGAGTGTAATGTAGGAGAGTGCTGCCGTTATGACGGTGGAGGTGGTGATGGCGATAGTAAAGGGAAGGGGAGGGGGTTACGATTCGGACTGGTCTGATTATAACGATAGTAGTGGTAATGCACATTTGTACAATTTGTTTCGTATCAATATAATGATTTGGTTTAGCACGTAATGTCAAGCTGGGAGGACAAAGTACTTGGGAAGAGGATTGTGTGATTTTTAACGGCTACATGGGTAGCGTGAGATGAGGCAGTTGTATCGTGACTGACCGGTACATGCATACAGCCACCGAAGAAGTCCCTTCAAATCTTTATTTAGCTGTCGTCCATTTAGTGTTTACGAAGCCAGCATCTATATGATGTCTACACGGCGTATATACAGCTCTGAGGTCGTGGTTACGTTGGTTAAAGTCTCGGTTGCCGCTGACCTACCCAGGGACACGTTGGGGCAATTCCACAGAGTACAAACTTTTGACACCTCGAAAAAAGCTTTATTGAACGTTTAGCCCTTGTATTAGACCATTCAAGATGTTAATAAAAGCCTGTCTTGTGTGTTCAATTTGTCTCGCCAGTAACCAAAGTGTTTGACTAGCGAGATGAAAAAGTTTAGTTGGTTCTTCCGACGTCGACACCGGAGATGTGTTCACCGTCTCATCCTGGCAAGTCGATGGATTTTTACAGGGAAATGAAACTGGAGGTCCCAACTGTGTGTGCGCAATCAATCTATGGATGACTCGGGCCAATACAATGCTTTTAGCCGCTTCCATGGGATCCTAAACGCTGTTCCTTGGCTTCCGGCTCATCCAAATCTTCCAGTTCGTCTGGGTCTTACAGTCTATCCAGTCTTCCGGCGCATCTACTTGATTTCCAGACGCTCATACTTCTCCAAATCGCTATAATCCTTCCCATGTAATATTTATACTAAACCGTCTTGGTCTTAAATCAGCCACTGCTGCAAGCTATCCCGTGCCTCTACTCTACGGGGGGCCCAAAACCCATAGAGCACTCcagagtgctccggttttggaAACCTCCTCGTTGGGATCCAACAGATCCGGATTGCccggcgagcacttgggagaACTCCACGAGCACCGGAGTTCCCGCCGACAATAGtgagtcccggagcgctcccgagattttcggggccccgtagagtaTAATTCAGGCACTTTGATCAATTCttcatatccttctgagcAAGGTATGAGTTTATACATAAACGGTTGTAGCTGCTTGTATCAGTATATTACTATGAATTGGCACGAATGTTAACTGCTGTCTGAGGGAGTAGCTGGCGTGAGTGGTGTATTCATTAGTCATACATTCCACCCGTATTTTCACATGCACGTATATATACAACTAAGTTAGGAATCCTCTGGATCATTACCGAGAATCAGATTGATTGCTTAAAGTCATTAAAGTACAAGATAGCAGCATTTACAGCCTCAGTACAGCACACCCCATACCTCAACTCAGTATGGGAGCTGATGAGAATCAGAACCCTGCACTCAAAGCTGCTTAGATGCTCCGTTGTATCAGTTCTACGTGCTTCGTTGACCGGGGCGTGAGCTTAAGCATGAACTCCTCTGGGGCGCTGTGTAATCTTATCAGCTCTGCAGCTCTCCGGTGCTCAACGCGCACCAAGGACTCACAGAATGAGCGAGTTGATCATCTTTCCACTTGGCGGAATCTGCTTGCCGTCTTTGTCACGAGCTACTTCGATGTTGAACGTTGCAAGTATAGAGGCGACAGTTATGAAGAAAGTTGATTCTGCAAAATGGCTACCTGGGCAGCGACTGCATTGCGTATCATTCAATGCGAGTCGTCAATTCATTGACCCGACTTATATATAAGATGTCACTTGCCGGCGCCCCCATCCGAATACGGGGGAAGGAGGAGTGGCAGGGTCTAAAAAACGATCGGGATCAAAAACCTCTGGATTTTTATAGACGGATTCATCTCGGGTTATTGCCCTTGAAGTAATCCCATAGTAAGTATATAATGATAAACGAGGAGTATTGGGCGCGCCAGATTACGAACCATACGTTACCCATTCTTTGCGAATTTTATCCGGTGAGCCACAAATGATACCATCCTATCATATCACTCACATAATTGCTCCTTTGGGAATGCGGTATCCTTTGTAAGTATCATCCTGGAAACACGTGTGTGGAATAGCTGGGTCCCGCAATACTCGCATATGAATGCCAGCAAAGTCCAAGGAATCATGATACACTTACCAAGCGCTGCAACAGGGACCCATCTCATGGTTTCTTGCACGATCCTTTCGATTTGACCAAGTTGAGCCCGGTCATCAAAGACTGGAAGTCGATTCTGTCCTACTACAGAATCAATCTCCTCCTGCGCCTTCCTTTGTAGCTCGGGATGTAGCACCATAGCCAGCAAAAACACCATCAACGTATTCACCATCTAAGTTCGGAAGATCGGTTAGTTGTACGAAAAGGACTGAACACGAAATACTCACGGTCTCTACCCCTGCTGATTTTTGAAAATAGTTCAGTCAATATAGTGCTACAGGGTCGATACAACACACCTCCAATCATCGTGATTAAAACTTGTTTGACATAGTCATCGGCCTCATCTTTGTTTAGCCCCAGTTTTAGAGCGTCGTTCCGCAACGGGGCGATCATTATGTGTGCATTTTCCTCCGTTTTCTGGTAGATCTCGTCATTAGCAGGGCGGATGAGACATTCGCATGCTATTCGAGTACCATTTTCTCTAACCCTATTTCGTATAATTCATCGATTAAagtttctttttctttccgCCATTTCAGCACCTCTCGTTTCCAACCAGCCCCAGGAAACCATTTGGGCACATAGCGAAGTGCAGGTACCGTATTTACTATATAGTCTGAATCATTTTGATGAGGGTGAAAATAGGCACTGTACTGCGAATGCTTACTTGAATTCAATAAAGCGTATGTCATGTATGAAATTAGTTTCTGTGTCCTTGTGGCGAGTGTGTCACTCGATGAATCTACTTCGTGCCCATATAAAGAACGAAACAGTGTTGCAGAAACAGACCTAGATCGCAAGTAAAGATTAAGTTATGTCAACACAAATACACTTTCATGTAGATGGCCTTACAACAGAATCTCAGCCTCGACCTCGTGCGAAGACCAGTTGTTATTTGTATTCTTCAAGAGCCTTTGCAGAAGCTTCCTTGCAGCTTGCTCCTGTGACCGATGGTGAACTGTAATTGCTTTCTTGGTGAGCCAAGGGTTCATCAGACGTCGATACTTTCTCCATCGATCTCCGTAACCAATCATGCTTGCCGAAGCCTCCCAGTTAAGCCTTTATCACATGCGTTTGAGTCGATGTTAGCGATTTGCTGGTTGGCATAAACTAGAAGTAGGCATACAAGGTGGGATCTTTGACCATACACGCACAGGTCCGATCAGAATATATGGCTGAACGTTTTTCAAATAGATTGGCTGTATCTTCCCTATCGTTCAAGACTATGATGGTTGTCCCGAACACGCTCAGGGAGAATATTTTGCCTGGATATCAAAACGATGAGTGATAGGCCCCAAGCTTAGCGCATATGTAGCTACGTGCACTTACTGCCTATTTGTTCACCAAGCTTCATAAATTCCAGATGCTCATACTTGGTTGGCACGGAGAATAGGTGTCCAATCAAGGGATACGACTTGGGACTGGGAGGAAGGCTCAGCTCGTTTGAATATCTATTTCTGTACAATATGTAAGCCAACAAACTACCAACAAGGGTCGGTCCAATAAGCGAGTGTATGTCAGGCATAGCTTGTTAGTGGGCGTAATGAAATTTGGAAGGTATGGGTATATATGCTAAAAGTTGCTTTGGTATTAAAGTGTACTCTCACGGTCTCCACACCTTCCGATCTGTCATTGCCATGCTGTGCAGCTGTTTTATCGATCAATCTACAGCACCACAAGCTTAAAGCCACAGGATGAACAGTTCTATCCAGCTAACCAATCAACAATAGATGTATTGCCCATTGCGCAGAAAAGATGGCATAATAGAGTCAAAACTGGTATATCTTGGAATGCCGTACCCAAACATCCACACATATTCCTCCCTTGATCAAACTTAATGATCTTCCAACTGCTGGATTGAGGAAAAAATATGTGCTATGTCCATTCTTGAAAGATCCGCAAATCAATATAAGCAATTCCGCGCATGTTGTGGAGTACTCATAAGAAAGGAAGTTAATCCTCAACCAAGGTTACGGTATGAATATGGGTAAGTTTGCAGATACGTTATGCTATCAGGGTGTGACCCAGAAGTACGGGCCAATACCATGCTTTTAGCTACGGGATCCTAAACGCTGCTCCTTGGCTTCCAGTTTATCCAAATCTTCCAGTTCGTCTGGGTCTTACAGTCTACCCAGTCTTCCAGCGCATCTACTTGATTTCCAGACGCTCATACTTCTCCAAATCGCTATAATCCTTCCCATGTAATATTTATACTAAACCGTCTTGGTCTTAAATCAGCCACTGCTGCAACCTATCCCGTACCTCTACTCTACGGGGGGCCCAAAACCCATAGAGCACTCcagagtgctccggttttggaAACCTCCTCGTTG
The nucleotide sequence above comes from Rhizoctonia solani chromosome 3, complete sequence. Encoded proteins:
- a CDS encoding Transmembrane amino acid transporter protein, which produces MSITGGGSPRDGGEQPQGTPADRRYGTPPVANIPARVFDSPRPPSTVPNYGSVPQRPAFNPGPTSGSGTATPTINGDEDERTRVVRRHLVSAEERTDASRRPSAGGISLARPQYLSRHPSSGAASGTGSTSQNPNPAPNLDEPFPIPYGSHGGDVTHEIYKWHADQGREHLRRPRSVSFSGPQLSVDPAFRHIHEPGGFRRNYVMAAREQGQDHPRMLHNFIEFLYLYGHFAGEDLEEEDEEEDLGASPTDEEQGPLLEGASADQPESQLIHRSVASLKPSERTPLMSRSMSQSHASIRRRRRQSVGSHGDATVTQAVLMLLKSFVGTGVLFLGKAFSNGGMLFSTVVLVVIALVSLWSFLLLVHAKFAVSGSFGDIGGALYGNWMRQLILASIVISQLGFVSAYLIFVAENLQAFILAVSKCKHLVSTTTLIFAQLVLFIPLSLVRNLAKLSTTALVADGFILVGLVYLFSMEAKVISDRGGVADIKWFNEKDFPLLIGTAVFSFEGVGLVIPITDAMREPRKFPKVLTGVMLFLIVLFGGAGALAYAAFGSNIDTVVLKNLPQDSKPVQSVQFLYSLAILLSTPLQLFPALRILETALFVKSGKTSLRVKWTKNLFRLFVVLGCVGVSIFGAKDLDKFVSFVGSCACVPLCFVYPAMLHYKAVAKTRFQKGSDIALMIFGMAAAIYTSIQTIKLMAAPSGPAEPVGHCVPPVTKPGSGNGPDSPFWPGAGLF
- a CDS encoding cytochrome P450 family protein, translating into MADASLLIGSTVLGSLLAYVLYRDKYLDRLSLPPSPKSYPLIGHLLSMPTEYEHLEFMKLGKILSLSVFGTTIIVLNDKEDVVNLFDKRSATYSHRTCARMVKDPTLPRKLRSEHIRNRLDWEAFGSLIGYDYFVNTVPALCYVPEWFPGANWKREVLRWRKEKETFIEELYNIGLENMHMNKEDSARIMIASFRNDALKLGLSEEAADDHVKQILITLVGAGIETTVNTLMMFFLAMVLYPEAQKKAQDELDYVLGGTRLPSFDDRTRLGCVERIVQETLRWAPVAGLALPHTCYQDDTYKGYHIPKGAIIMGNVWAITRDETVYKNPEAFDPDRFLNPATPPSPVFGWGRRRCPGIHFAQSSLFITIASILATFNIEVARDKDGKQIPPSGKMINSLILPKSYPLIGHLFSVPTKYEHLEFMKLGEQIGSKIFSLSVFGTTIIVLNDREDTANLFEKRSAIYSDRTCACMVKDPTLLNWEASASMIGYGDRWRKYRRLMNPWLTKKAITVHHRSQEQAARKLLQRLLKNTNNNWSSHEVEAEILLSVSATLFRSLYGHEVDSSSDTLATRTQKLISYMTYALLNSNYIVNTVPALRYVPKWFPGAGWKREVLKWRKEKETLIDELYEIGLEKMKTEENAHIMIAPLRNDALKLGLNKDEADDYVKQVLITMIGAGVETMVNTLMVFLLAMVLHPELQRKAQEEIDSVVGQNRLPVFDDRAQLGQIERIVQETMRWVPVAALAIPHTCFQDDTYKGYRIPKGAIIRCPGSHFAESTFFITVASILATFNIEVARDKDGKQIPPSGKMINSLILAPEEFMLKLTPRSTKHVELIQRSI